A region from the Mycolicibacterium phlei genome encodes:
- the pptT gene encoding 4'-phosphopantetheinyl transferase PptT, which yields MTVSASLLSGVLPATAQGLAAAEVYSDPPQLAPLPEEEPLVARSVAKRRNEFVTVRYCARQALGALGVEPVPILKGEKGEPRWPDGIVGSLTHCEGYRGAVVGRATEVRSVGIDAEPHGVLPNGVLDAISLPVERAELRQLPDGLHWDRILFCAKEATYKAWFPLTRRWLGFEDAHIVFDVDDSGTTGRFESRILVDPSALHGPPLERLTGRWSVRDGLALTAIVL from the coding sequence ATGACCGTGAGCGCCTCACTGCTGTCCGGTGTGCTGCCCGCGACCGCCCAGGGCCTCGCGGCGGCCGAGGTCTACAGCGACCCACCGCAACTCGCGCCGCTGCCCGAGGAGGAGCCGCTGGTCGCGCGGTCGGTGGCCAAGCGCCGCAACGAGTTCGTCACCGTCCGGTACTGCGCGCGGCAGGCGCTCGGTGCGCTCGGCGTGGAACCGGTGCCGATCCTCAAGGGGGAGAAGGGCGAACCGCGCTGGCCCGACGGCATCGTCGGCAGCCTCACCCACTGCGAGGGCTACCGCGGCGCGGTCGTCGGCCGCGCCACCGAGGTCCGCTCGGTCGGTATCGACGCCGAACCGCACGGCGTGCTGCCCAACGGGGTGCTCGACGCGATCAGCCTGCCCGTCGAGCGCGCCGAGCTCCGGCAGCTGCCCGACGGCCTGCACTGGGACCGAATCCTGTTCTGCGCCAAGGAGGCCACCTATAAGGCGTGGTTCCCGCTGACGCGCCGCTGGCTCGGCTTCGAGGACGCCCACATCGTGTTCGACGTCGACGACTCCGGGACCACCGGACGGTTCGAGTCCAGGATCCTCGTCGACCCGTCGGCGCTGCACGGCCCGCCGCTGGAGCGGCTCACCGGCCGGTGGTCGGTGCGCGACGGGCTGGCGCTGACCGCGATCGTGCTATGA
- a CDS encoding bifunctional riboflavin kinase/FAD synthetase: MQRWRGQDDIPTDWGRCVVTIGVFDGVHRGHQELINHAVKSGRTRGVPTVLMTFDPHPKEVVFPGSHPAQLTTLTRRAELVEELGIDVFLVIPFTADFMKLSPERYIHELLVERLHVVEVVVGENFTFGKKAAGNVELLRQAGERFGFHVEAMSLVTEHHQHETVTFSATYIRSCVDAGDVVAAAEALGRPHRVEGVVVRGDGRGRGLGFPTANVAPPMYSAIPADGVYAAWFTVLGHGPITGSVVPGQRYKAAVSVGTNPTFSGRTRTVEAFVLDAEADLYGQHVAVDFVARLRGMEKFDSVDDLIAQMGRDTEHARAVLTD, translated from the coding sequence GTGCAGCGCTGGCGCGGACAAGACGACATTCCGACCGACTGGGGCCGTTGCGTAGTCACGATCGGCGTCTTCGACGGCGTGCACCGCGGCCACCAGGAGCTGATCAACCACGCGGTGAAGTCCGGCCGGACCCGCGGGGTGCCGACGGTGCTGATGACCTTCGACCCGCACCCCAAGGAGGTCGTGTTCCCGGGCAGCCACCCGGCCCAGCTGACCACGCTGACCCGGCGCGCCGAGCTCGTCGAGGAGCTCGGCATCGACGTGTTCCTGGTGATTCCGTTCACCGCCGACTTCATGAAGCTCTCACCCGAGCGCTACATCCACGAGCTGCTGGTCGAACGCCTGCACGTGGTCGAGGTCGTGGTGGGGGAGAACTTCACCTTCGGTAAGAAGGCGGCGGGCAACGTGGAGCTGCTCCGCCAGGCCGGGGAGCGGTTCGGTTTCCACGTCGAGGCGATGTCGCTGGTCACCGAACACCACCAGCACGAGACCGTCACGTTCTCGGCGACCTACATCCGGTCCTGCGTCGACGCCGGCGACGTCGTCGCCGCCGCCGAGGCGCTGGGCCGTCCGCACCGCGTCGAGGGTGTGGTGGTGCGCGGCGACGGCCGCGGCCGCGGGCTGGGGTTCCCGACCGCCAACGTGGCGCCGCCGATGTACTCGGCGATCCCCGCCGACGGCGTGTACGCGGCGTGGTTCACCGTGCTCGGCCACGGCCCGATCACCGGCAGCGTCGTCCCCGGCCAGCGGTACAAGGCGGCGGTGTCGGTGGGCACCAACCCCACGTTCTCCGGTCGCACCCGCACCGTCGAGGCGTTCGTCCTCGACGCCGAGGCCGACCTGTACGGCCAGCACGTCGCCGTCGACTTCGTCGCCCGCCTGCGCGGGATGGAGAAGTTCGACAGCGTCGACGACCTGATCGCGCAGATGGGCCGTGACACCGAACACGCCCGCGCGGTGCTGACGGACTGA
- the mntR gene encoding manganese-binding transcriptional regulator MntR, translated as MTSAGDARDLTTVAQDYLKVIWTVQEWSLEKISTKLLAEKLGVSASTASESIRKLADQGLVNHEKYGAVTLTEEGRRAALAMVRRHRLMETFLVRELGYSWDEVHDEAEVLEHAVSDRMLDRIDAKLGYPTRDPHGDPIPARDGRVPTPDARQLSVCNDGDTGTIARISDADPEMLRYFDSVGISLDSRLEVLARRDFAGMISVAVKPADADDDDPATTVDLGSPAAEAIWVVAG; from the coding sequence GTGACTTCGGCCGGCGACGCGCGTGACCTGACAACGGTCGCGCAGGACTACCTCAAGGTCATCTGGACCGTCCAGGAGTGGTCGCTGGAGAAGATCAGCACCAAGCTGCTGGCCGAGAAACTCGGGGTGTCCGCCAGCACCGCCTCGGAGTCGATCCGCAAGCTCGCCGACCAGGGTCTGGTGAACCACGAGAAGTACGGCGCGGTCACCCTCACCGAGGAGGGCCGGCGCGCGGCGCTGGCGATGGTGCGCCGGCACCGGCTGATGGAGACGTTCCTGGTCCGCGAGCTGGGCTACAGCTGGGACGAGGTGCACGACGAGGCCGAGGTGCTCGAGCACGCGGTGTCGGACCGGATGCTCGACCGCATCGACGCCAAGCTGGGCTATCCGACCCGCGACCCGCACGGCGACCCGATCCCGGCCCGCGACGGTCGCGTCCCCACCCCCGACGCGCGGCAACTGTCGGTGTGCAACGACGGCGACACCGGCACCATCGCGCGGATCTCCGACGCCGACCCCGAGATGCTGCGCTACTTCGACAGCGTGGGGATCAGCCTGGACTCCCGGCTGGAGGTGCTGGCCCGGCGTGACTTCGCGGGCATGATCTCGGTGGCGGTCAAACCCGCCGACGCCGACGACGACGATCCGGCCACCACGGTGGATCTGGGAAGCCCTGCGGCCGAGGCGATCTGGGTCGTCGCCGGCTGA
- the truB gene encoding tRNA pseudouridine(55) synthase TruB produces MTEPGLVVVDKPAGMTSHDVVGRCRRFFGTRKVGHAGTLDPMATGVLVVGVERATKILGLLTATDKSYTATIRLGQTTSTEDAEGEILQTTPADGVTDDQIEAAVAALRGEIDQIPSAVSAIKVDGQRAYKLAREGQTVELKPRRIRVDRFDVRAIRRCDGLIDVDVEVDCSSGTYVRALARDVGAALGVGGHLTALRRTRVGRFGLDEARTLEELAEAPRLSYSLDEACLQAFPRRDLTDAEVEHTRHGRPLTPAGIEGVYAATAPDGRVIALLEDGPKRTRSVVVLRPATL; encoded by the coding sequence ATGACCGAGCCGGGCCTGGTCGTCGTCGACAAACCGGCGGGCATGACGAGTCACGACGTCGTCGGCCGCTGCCGGCGGTTCTTCGGCACCCGCAAGGTGGGCCACGCCGGAACGCTGGACCCGATGGCCACCGGCGTGCTCGTCGTCGGCGTCGAACGCGCCACCAAGATCCTCGGGCTGCTCACCGCGACCGACAAGAGCTACACCGCCACCATCCGGCTCGGCCAGACCACCAGCACCGAGGACGCCGAGGGCGAGATCCTGCAGACCACCCCGGCCGACGGCGTCACCGACGACCAGATCGAGGCCGCCGTCGCGGCCCTGCGCGGCGAGATCGACCAGATCCCGTCGGCGGTCAGCGCGATCAAGGTCGACGGGCAGCGCGCCTACAAGCTGGCCCGCGAAGGCCAGACCGTGGAGCTCAAACCCCGCCGCATCCGTGTCGACCGGTTCGACGTGCGCGCGATCCGCCGGTGCGACGGGCTGATCGACGTCGACGTCGAGGTGGACTGCTCCAGCGGCACCTACGTCCGGGCGCTGGCCCGCGACGTCGGCGCCGCCCTGGGCGTCGGGGGCCACCTGACCGCGCTGCGCCGCACCCGGGTGGGACGGTTCGGGCTCGACGAGGCCCGCACCCTCGAGGAGCTCGCCGAGGCGCCGCGGCTGTCCTACAGCCTCGACGAGGCGTGCCTGCAGGCGTTCCCGCGCCGCGACCTCACCGACGCCGAGGTTGAACACACCCGCCACGGCAGGCCGCTGACCCCGGCGGGCATCGAGGGCGTCTACGCCGCGACCGCGCCCGACGGCCGGGTCATCGCGCTGTTGGAGGACGGGCCGAAACGCACCAGGTCCGTGGTGGTGCTGCGCCCGGCCACCCTGTAG
- the rpsO gene encoding 30S ribosomal protein S15, protein MALTAEQKKAILAEYGLHETDTGSPEAQVALLTRRIQDLTEHLKVHKHDHHSRRGLLLLVGRRRRLLKYVAQVDVQRYRSLIERLGLRR, encoded by the coding sequence GTGGCGCTTACTGCCGAGCAGAAGAAGGCGATCCTGGCCGAGTACGGCCTGCACGAGACCGACACCGGTTCGCCGGAGGCTCAGGTCGCCCTGCTGACCCGTCGGATCCAGGACCTGACCGAGCACCTGAAGGTGCACAAGCACGACCATCACTCGCGGCGCGGTCTGCTGCTGCTGGTGGGTCGTCGGCGCCGGCTGCTCAAGTACGTCGCCCAGGTTGACGTGCAGCGTTACCGCTCGCTGATCGAGCGGCTCGGCCTGCGTCGCTGA